One Brassica napus cultivar Da-Ae chromosome A1, Da-Ae, whole genome shotgun sequence genomic region harbors:
- the LOC106346630 gene encoding phosphatidylinositol 3,4,5-trisphosphate 3-phosphatase and protein-tyrosine-phosphatase PTEN2A-like has translation MSSDSPAKGTPDGHPPPPPAAVEAGTTDDSPKGVASKLSASGISTWAKSLKVPQPFSSARTDSDVDNTEKSAFAKFTSGLGLRLSPQPDETGEGTSQPGFIGTITKGLVDTSKNAVKAVQVKARHAVSQNKRRYQEGGFDLDLTYITENIIAMGFPAGDMSSGFFGYVEGFYRNQMEEVISFLETQHKGKYKVYNLCSERLYDVSLFEGKVASFPFDDHNCPPIHLITSFCQSAYSWLKEDIENVVAVHCKAGMARTGLMICSLLLYLKFFPTAEECMDFYNQKRCVDAKGLVLPSQIRYVKYFERILTYFNGENQPGRKCMLRGFRLHRCPYWIRPSITISDHNGVLFTTKKHPRTKDLSPEDFWFSAPKKGVMVFALPGEPGLTELAGDFKIHFHANQGDFYCWMNTTMMENRVILKTSELDGFDKRKLPSPGFMVEVVLADIDTTAPANPSSEPASKAPEETSGANSSPAEGVTPVPGPNKETENPDKDDVFSDNETESTNPTKTTPSASSQNPEAKHSADETSGLARATEKVSISGNKGPSQPVSKAEATEKPTGVNASSSESSEFKVMAADASVFSFGDEDDYESD, from the exons CAAAACTATCCGCCTCTGGGATCTCAACATGGGCCAAAAGTTTGAAAGTCCCTCAGCCTTTTTCTTCCGCAAGAACTGATTCTGATGTAGACAACACTGAAAAGTCTGCCTTTGCGAAATTTACTAGTGGGTTAGGGCTTCGTTTGTCTCCTCAACCTGATGAGACCGGCGAAGGAACTTCACAACCCGGTTTCATTGGGACGATTACGAAAGGTTTGGTGGATACATCAAAGAATGCTGTCAAGGCTGTACAGGTTAAGGCTCGCCATGCCGTGTCCCAGAACAAAAGAAGATACCAG GAAGGAGGGTTTGATTTGGATCTGACGTACATAACAGAGAACATTATTGCAATGGGGTTTCCTGCTGGTGACATGAGTTCTGGCTTTTTTGGATATGTCGAG GGTTTCTACCGCAACCAGATGGAAGAAGTTATTAGCTTTCTTGAAACTCAACACAAG gGAAAATACAAGGTTTACAATCTTTGTTCAGAGAGGTTGTATGATGTATCACTATTTGAAGGGAAG GTGGCCAGTTTCCCATTTGACGATCATAATTGCCCACCAATCCATTTGATTACCTCATTTTGCCAAAGTGCATACTCGTGGTTAAAGGAAGACATTGAGAATGTTGTGGCTGTTCACTGTAAGGCGGGAATGGCGAGGACAGGGCTTATGATATGTAGTCTTCTGCTGTATCTGAAG TTTTTTCCGACTGCCGAAGAGTGCATGGACTTCTACAATCAGAAACGATGTGTCGATGCAAAAGGGCTTGTGCTACCTAGCCAAATT agATATGTGAAATACTTTGAACGAATTTTAACCTACTTCAACGGGGAAAATCAACCAGGCCGCAA GTGTATGCTTAGGGGATTCCGGCTCCATAGGTGTCCTTATTGGATTAGGCCATCCATCACCATTTCAGATCACAACG GGGTTCTCTTTACCACGAAAAAGCATCCTCGGACAAAGGATCTATCG CCTGAAGACTTTTGGTTCAGTGCCCCAAAGAAAGGGGTTATGGTCTTTGCCCTACCCGGAGAGCCTGGTCTAACAGAGTTAGCTGGGGACTTTAAAATCCATTTTCACGCCAATCAAGGAGACTTTTACTG CTGGATGAACACGACAATGATGGAAAACAGAGTGATTCTGAAAACCAGTGAACTCGATGGGTTTGATAAG AGGAAACTACCTTCACCTGGATTTATGGTTGAAGTTGTTCTTGCTGATATTGACACAACAGCCCCTGCAAACCCTAGTTCTGAACCAGCATCAAAGGCACCCGAAGAAACTTCAGGAGCTAATTCTTCCCCTGCAGAGGGTGTCACACCGGTTCCTGGACCTAATAAAGAAACAGAGAACCCTGATAAGGACGATGTGTTCTCTGATAACGAAACAGAGTCAACTAACCCGACCAAAACCACACCATCGGCTTCTTCTCAAAACCCAGAAGCCAAACATAGCGCAGATGAAACCTCTGGTCTAGCTCGTGCGACCGAGAAAGTGTCTATCTCTGGAAACAAGGGACCATCTCAGCCGGTTAGCAAGGCTGAAGCGACAGAGAAACCTACTGGGGTCAACGCATCAAGCTCGGAGAGTAGTGAGTTCAAAGTTATGGCGGCTGATGCGTCTGTGTTCTCGTTTGGAGATGAAGACGACTACGAAAGCGACTGA